From Epinephelus lanceolatus isolate andai-2023 chromosome 5, ASM4190304v1, whole genome shotgun sequence, the proteins below share one genomic window:
- the dapk2b gene encoding death-associated protein kinase 2: protein MKTPGMAVFKQQNVDDFYEIGEELGSGQFAIVKRCIEKSTGVEYAAKFIKKRQSRASRRGVRREEIEREVDILQQLQHNNIVSLHDVYENRTDVVLILELVSGGELFDFLAQKESLSEEEATRFIKQILDGVQYLHSKRIAHFDLKPENIMLLDRNVPLPRIKLIDFGLAHKIEAGADFKNIFGTPEFVAPEIVNYEQLGLEADMWSIGVITYILLSGASPFLGDTKQETLGNISAMDYDFDEELFSNTSELAKSFIRQLLVKDTRKRMTIQDALNHHWIKPLNPRQAMVKRLSVVNLENFKRQYARRRWKLTFRIVALCNHLTRIMKKGQKLPEQDGRDCESDQEEEILKRRPRTRKRSSTS, encoded by the exons TGGTCAGTTTGCAATTGTCAAACGCTGTATAGAGAAGAGCACAGGTGTCGAATATGCAGCAAAGTTCATCAAGAAGCGGCAGAGTCGAGCCAGCAGACGTGGCGTTAGAAGAGAGGAGATTGAGAGGGAAGTGGAcatcctgcagcagctccagcacaACAACATTGTATCGCTACATGATGTGTACGAGAACCGCACAGATGTGGTGCTCATCCTTGAACT ggtGTCTGGAGGAGAGCTATTTGATTTCTTGGCTCAGAAGGAGTCTCTCAGTGAAGAGGAGGCCACTCGGTTTATCAAACAGATCCTAGATGGAGTCCAGTACCTCCACTCCAAGAGGATCGCACACTTTGATCTGAAG cctgaaaacataatgctgcTGGACAGGAATGTTCCTCTACCCCGCATCAAACTCATAGACTTTGGACTTGCACACAAAATAGAAGCCGGGGcagatttcaaaaacatttttggaacCCCTGAATTTGTCG CTCCAGAGATAGTCAACTATGAGCAACTGGGATTGGAGGCAGACATGTG GAGCATTGGAGTCATCACATACATACT CTTGAGCGGCGCGTCACCTTTCCTGGGCGACACGAAGCAGGAAACGCTGGGAAACATCTCGGCGATGGACTATGATTTCGATGAAGAGCTCTTCAGTAATACAAGCGAGCTGGCCAAGAGCTTCATCAGACAGCTCCTGGTGAAGGACACGAG AAAACGGATGACCATACAGGACGCCCTCAACCATCACTGGATTAAG CCTCTGAATCCCAGACAGGCCATGGTGAAAAGGCTGTCAGTGGTCAACTTGGAGAACTTTAAGAGACAGTACGCCAGACGCAGATGGAAG CTGACATTCAGAATTGTGGCTCTGTGCAACCACTTAACACGGATCATGAAGAAGGGTCAAAAGCTGCCTGAGCAGGACGGG AGGGACTGTGAAAGTGACCAAGAAGAAGAAATCTTGAAGAGGAGGCCGAGGACCAGAAAGAGAAGCAGCACTTCCTGA
- the LOC144463465 gene encoding death-associated protein kinase 3-like, translating into MRQPLTQCPLPPPFCLKSCGHMEEDSAAPEAEKKAEQLKTKRLKEYTIQSHSSMAQNNTYANFERFAHVVEDASLMQTELSEVAEARHTLQGDIEALLSIYNDKEAWYKEESESARKQLSQIRYEFRKVESTRRLLQEDMKSIDATLESISGKYSQRQSQLDSLRQELNSELQWLQDVMSCLHPEGANGSIHSGSLNTDVRQALKELLHQSCRRELCPEAKQPLTESG; encoded by the coding sequence ATGAGACAGCCTCTCACTCAGTGTCCCCTCCCTCCACCCTTCTGTCTGAAGTCCTGTGGCCACATGGAGGAAGATAGCGCTGCCCCTGAGGCCGAGAAGAAAGCGGAGCAGCTGAAGACGAAGCGTCTTAAGGAGTACACCATCCAGTCCCACTCCAGCATGGCCCAGAACAACACATATGCCAACTTTGAGCGTTTCGCCCACGTGGTGGAGGACGCCAGTCTGATGCAGACGGAGCTGTCGGAGGTGGCGGAAGCCCGCCACACTCTGCAGGGTGATATAGAAGCACTGCTCTCCATCTACAATGACAAGGAGGCCTGGTACAAGGAGGAGAGTGAGTCTGCGAGGAAGCAGCTGTCCCAGATCCGCTATGAGTTCCGTAAAGTGGAGTCCACGAGGAGGCTGTTGCAGGAGGACATGAAGTCTATAGATGCCACACTGGAGAGCATCAGTGGGAAGTACAGCCAGAGGCAGAGTCAGCTGGACTCTCTGAGGCAGGAGCTGAACTCTGAGCTGCAGTGGCTGCAGGATGTAATGAGCTGTCTGCATCCGGAGGGAGCCAACGGCAGCATCCACAGCGGCAGTCTGAATACGGACGTGAGGCAGGCACTGAAGGAGCTGCTGCATCAGTCCTGCAGGAGGGAACTGTGCCCCGAGGCCAAACAGCCACTCACAGAGTCCGGCtaa